ATGTAAACGGAGGtgattaagttaaataattcaatgaaataagcaaataattgattcgaataaattatttttctcaacgaataatatttatatttcaatgaaTATGTGAGCATATAATTACGAAATACATAGgattgtttgaataattatatctatttttaatgaatttcattactgtgaaaaaaatttttttttctcaaatttctctttttttaaaagtaaattaaaaatcataatatatatatatatgtatatattggaatattatacattaatatgattaaatatgaatggaggtaatcaagttaaataatttaatagaataaggaaataattgatttaaataaattattttttttaacggataatatttatattttaatcaatatctgagcaaataattaataaatacataggatttcttgaataattatatttatttccaataaattcaattatagtaaaaaaatttttttttttcaaatttctctttttccaaaactcaattaaaatcataatatatatatatatatttatacatcgaaatattatacattaatataattgaatataaatggaggtaattaagtaaAATAAGTTAATAGAatgaggaaataattgatttgaataaattatttttcttaacggatgatatttatattttaattaatacgtgagcgaatgattagaaaaTACATACGatcttttaaataattatatttatttttaatgaattcaattactgtggaaaaaatttttttttttcaaatttccttttttttgaaagtaaattaaaaatcgtagtatatatatatatgtatatattcgaatttcatacattgatataattaaatgaaaaaacatttatttatatatgatGACAAAAGGACAGTGGATTAAAGGAGTTATTAATAAGCAAATAATACATTCGTGGCTACACTCGTTAAGCATATCACAATATAAACAAGTACTATACATGTACTTGTACTTTCAATGTACATTGTAAGTTCgtgtaacttttttcaaataaaaatttctttttcaaaaaaaaaaattattttattaattttataaatatggCTAGTTTTTAgtgattgttgaaaaatacttgaataaaatattcatgttACTATTACAATAATGATTTGCAAGTACTTTAACTCacttaaatatttattcaaactcGTATCATAAGAATGAACCAGCTTATTTAGCGTTTAAGTTATTATACATAGCaattttgacgaatttttaagaaataaaaaaaacggcCCAGGGGATTATTtcaagttgatgaaaaatgtattatagAGACGATTTATAACAAATTCCCAATCGTAGTTTTGGGGTCCTCGAacttttcatttaaaaatattaagactCACCGTGTGGTACGCAACATACTCCCCCCGTTGAGAGGGTTACCGATCaaacaagaaaaacaacaTTGTTAGCAGTTAGTTTACATAATCGTTTTAGAGTTTTCACTGCTCGTAGACGCGATTGTCCTTTCAATATTCTCAATGGGCAGTGGTGCCAATTTTTTAATGCTTCGATCAAAGGTCCCAGTCGCCGTTTTGACCTGGACGGTCCGGATGATGCCGTCTGCTCCCGGATGTGCTGCGGTGACGCGACCCAAGTGCCATTGTAATGGTGGAAGATTATCGTTTTTAATGACGACAACGGATCCAACGTCGACGGTGTGGTCTCCCCTGTTCCATTTATGTCGAACATTGAGCTCATTGACATATTCCTTATGCCATCTTGACCAGAAATCTCGCCTGAGTTTCTGTACGTGTTTCCAGGTGGATAGACGGTTGGATGGTGTTGTGCTAAAATCAATCTCAGGCAGGCTAGTCATGGGTTCGCCAATCAGGAAGTGACCAGGAGTAAGAGCTAAGGGGTCGTTAGGATCCGAGGATAAAGGGGTTAACGGTCTCGAGTTTAGAATACTCTCGATCTCAACTACGAGAGTGTTGAAATCTTTAAAGCAGAGAAGAACATTTCCGAGGATCCGTCTCAGATGGTGCTTAAAGGATTTGACCGCTGCTTCCCAGATGCCACCGAAGTGTGGTGATGACGGAGGGATAAATTTCCACTTGATCTCCTTTTCCAGTAAGAAGTCATGCACCTTGGTGTTATGTTCGTTTGAACCAAGTAACCTCTGAATGTCTTCGATTTCGATTTTTGCTTCCACAAAGTTCGACCCGTTGTCCGAGCTGATGATCGAAGGTTTTCCACGTCGAGCTACAAAACGGCGAAGAGCAGCGATGAAGCCTTCAGAAGTCATGTCGCTGACGACTTCGAGATGAACAGCCTTGACTACGAGACACACGAAAACCGCGACGTATATTTTGACTCGGGCTCGATTACGGAATCGTTTTTCCTTCATGTAGAATGGACCGCAATAATCCACCCCAACGTTGCTGAATGGTCGTGCTTCTGTAACCCGGCCTTTCGGTAGTTGCCCCATAATATAGTTTATGGTTGGTGGCTTTGCTCGCATACATTTTACACATCGAAGTATCATTTTGCGAACCTGATTTCGTCCGTCAATTACCCAGTAACGTTGTCTCAGGCTGTATAAAGTAGACTGGACGCCTGCATGGGCATGAGATTGATGGCCGTTTTCAATAATGAGGTTGGTTATATGATTCTACTTTGGAAGTAAAATAGGATGACGTTGATTGTGTGATATGTCTGCGTGTCGCAGTCTTCCTCCGACACGTAAAATTCCGGCTTCGTCGAGGAATGGACTGAGTGATAGCAACCGACTTTTCGAGTTGAGGGGTTTTCCGTTCTGTAGATCGTGGATTTCTTGCATGAAGCTGCTAGATTGAACCAATTTGATTATCCGTTGATTAGTTTGTCGGATCTCTTGAACGGTAGGAATGCCCTTAAATTGATTATCCTTTTTCATTCGTAAACAATACGATAGTATCCGTCGTAACTTGCCAATCGAAGAATATCGCTCGAGAATTTCGTGGTTGTTGACAGCAACGGTGAAGCACGAGTCCTTTCTCATTTCCTCGTCCAGTGTTGGAATTTGAATCTTGAAGTTCGGCCATGTGCTTTCTTCTTCCTTTAACCAGGATGGACCCGTTCTCCAGAGattgtttcgtaaaaattctTCCGGCGATTGACCCCTGGATAATTGATCGGCAGGGTTCTCGTGCGATCGCACGTGTCTCCAATCGTCCGGATTTGTAGCTTGTCGTATTTCGGCAATTCGATTCGCGAcaaatgttttcaatttatggGGGGATGTATTGATCCAGTGCTGTACAATCGTAGAATCAGTCCAGAATATCGACCGATCCATTCGTACATTGAGCGCCTCCATAACGGTTTTATAGAGGGTTGTTAGCAGCTTAGCCGCGCAAAGTTCGAGACGGGGTATCGTTTGTACCTTTTTCATTGGAGCGACTCTTGATTTCGCGCAGACAAGTTGAGAGTACACTTCTCCTGAAGAGTTTGTTGATCGCAAATATATACAAGCTCCATATGCCTTTTCGCTAGCATCGCAAAAGCCATGGAGTTGTATTTGTTCGGAATT
The Neodiprion fabricii isolate iyNeoFabr1 chromosome 1, iyNeoFabr1.1, whole genome shotgun sequence DNA segment above includes these coding regions:
- the LOC124182577 gene encoding uncharacterized protein LOC124182577 translates to MGQLPKGRVTEARPFSNVGVDYCGPFYMKEKRFRNRARVKIYVAVFVCLVVKAVHLEVVSDMTSEGFIAALRRFVARRGKPSIISSDNGSNFVEAKIEIEDIQRLLGSNEHNTKVHDFLLEKEIKWKFIPPSSPHFGGIWEAAVKSFKHHLRRILGNVLLCFKDFNTLVVEIESILNSRPLTPLSSDPNDPLALTPGHFLIGEPMTSLPEIDFSTTPSNRLSTWKHVQKLRRDFWSRWHKEYVNELNVRHKWNRGDHTVDVGSVVVIKNDNLPPLQWHLGRVTAAHPGADGIIRTVQVKTATGTFDRSIKKLAPLPIENIERTIASTSSENSKTIM